A window of Brachybacterium fresconis contains these coding sequences:
- a CDS encoding endonuclease III domain-containing protein gives MDEIDLRSLHHELRGRHGPQGWWWPGEEPFEIAVGAVLVQRSRWEQAAQSIEALRRAGLLEPTALAAADEERVRELVRGSGFPASKPRRVQALAHWVRQRAVHARELEDAPLRIELLGVEGIGEETADAISLYCFARPVFVCDEYARRLLRELGMEVPSSYRAFRRAIAPALERAELSVAELAELHGLIVEEGKSA, from the coding sequence ATGGACGAGATCGACCTGCGCTCGCTCCATCACGAGCTGCGCGGGCGCCACGGCCCCCAGGGCTGGTGGTGGCCCGGCGAGGAGCCCTTCGAGATCGCCGTGGGTGCGGTGCTGGTCCAGCGCAGCCGGTGGGAGCAGGCCGCGCAGTCGATCGAGGCGCTGCGCCGGGCCGGCCTGCTCGAGCCGACGGCCCTGGCGGCGGCCGATGAGGAGCGGGTGCGGGAGCTGGTGCGCGGCTCCGGCTTCCCGGCCTCGAAGCCGCGTCGGGTCCAGGCCCTCGCACACTGGGTCCGACAGCGTGCCGTCCACGCTCGCGAGCTCGAGGACGCACCGCTGAGGATCGAGCTGCTGGGGGTGGAGGGCATCGGCGAGGAGACCGCCGACGCGATCAGCCTCTACTGCTTCGCCCGCCCCGTCTTCGTCTGCGACGAGTACGCCCGGCGGCTGCTGCGGGAACTGGGCATGGAGGTGCCCAGCTCCTACCGGGCGTTCCGTCGGGCGATCGCGCCCGCGCTCGAGCGGGCCGAACTCTCCGTCGCCGAGCTCGCCGAGCTGCACGGGCTCATCGTCGAGGAGGGGAAATCCGCCTGA
- a CDS encoding alpha/beta fold hydrolase produces MKRIVELADQHIAHLDVGPEDPTGQPLLLLHGGAVDSRMWHLQLDAFPERRVLAPDARGHGGSSDAEGPFRLVDDVLALLDALEIEQVVAVGVSMGGGTACDLAIESPTRVAGIVVGGTGTSEPVFEDPWALQAFADWRAAEQRGDLQGWIDVLQRFTAGPHRTLDQVDPAVRDLVDAMARDTLEQHLRTDADGTPILPLPPTPVTGTWQLLDRVDVPVLALCGALDGPDHIANGRRLAETVTDGEYVEVPGASHYPNLERPELFNGALRDLLRRISPPRR; encoded by the coding sequence ATGAAACGCATCGTGGAACTCGCCGACCAGCACATCGCCCACCTCGACGTCGGGCCGGAGGATCCGACGGGCCAGCCCCTGCTGCTCCTGCACGGCGGCGCGGTCGACTCCCGCATGTGGCATCTGCAGCTCGACGCCTTTCCGGAACGCCGCGTACTCGCCCCCGACGCCCGCGGCCACGGCGGCTCCTCGGACGCCGAGGGCCCCTTCCGGCTCGTCGACGACGTCCTCGCCCTGCTGGACGCCCTGGAGATCGAACAGGTCGTGGCCGTCGGCGTCTCCATGGGCGGTGGCACCGCCTGCGACCTCGCCATCGAGAGTCCGACCCGGGTGGCCGGGATCGTCGTCGGCGGGACGGGCACGAGCGAGCCGGTCTTCGAGGATCCCTGGGCACTGCAGGCCTTCGCCGATTGGAGGGCTGCGGAGCAGCGAGGTGACCTCCAGGGGTGGATCGACGTCCTCCAGCGCTTCACGGCGGGTCCCCACCGCACCCTCGACCAGGTCGATCCGGCGGTCCGCGACCTCGTCGACGCCATGGCCCGGGACACCCTCGAGCAGCACCTGCGCACGGACGCCGACGGCACCCCGATCCTTCCGCTCCCGCCGACCCCGGTGACGGGGACCTGGCAGCTGCTCGACCGGGTGGATGTCCCCGTCCTCGCCCTGTGCGGTGCCCTGGACGGCCCGGACCATATCGCCAACGGTCGCCGCCTCGCCGAGACCGTCACCGACGGCGAATACGTCGAGGTCCCCGGCGCCTCCCACTACCCGAACCTCGAGCGACCGGAGCTCTTCAACGGGGCGCTGCGCGATCTCCTCAGGCGGATTTCCCCTCCTCGACGATGA
- a CDS encoding MarR family winged helix-turn-helix transcriptional regulator: MSSPLPPDALAARLAEVYVALGPVYRRVSRIVEHDESVSGLSVGVRNVLDQLRRDGERTVPQLSRHQDLSRQFVQRMVHEARAAGLVQLVDNPAHRRSSLVRMTAAGQDAITAVIAREHELMGRVGGGLTADELAATLRVLHHMDEALIEIEAAARG; the protein is encoded by the coding sequence ATGAGTTCTCCGCTGCCCCCCGACGCCCTGGCCGCTCGTCTCGCCGAGGTCTATGTCGCGCTCGGCCCGGTCTACCGCCGGGTCTCGCGGATCGTCGAGCACGACGAGTCCGTCAGCGGACTGTCCGTCGGCGTGCGCAACGTGCTGGACCAGTTGCGGCGGGACGGCGAGCGCACCGTCCCCCAGCTCTCTCGACACCAGGACCTCAGCCGCCAGTTCGTCCAGCGCATGGTCCACGAGGCCCGGGCGGCCGGACTCGTGCAGCTCGTGGACAACCCCGCCCATCGCCGCTCGTCCCTGGTGCGGATGACGGCGGCGGGGCAGGATGCCATCACCGCGGTGATCGCTCGCGAGCACGAGCTGATGGGCCGTGTCGGCGGGGGCCTGACCGCCGACGAGCTCGCCGCGACCCTCCGGGTGCTGCACCACATGGACGAGGCCCTGATCGAGATCGAGGCGGCGGCGCGCGGATGA